A region of Myxococcus stipitatus DSM 14675 DNA encodes the following proteins:
- a CDS encoding efflux RND transporter permease subunit, protein MLLSDVSIRRPVFTTMMSLGLIVLGLMGLSRLGTDLYPDVSFPVVVVTTVYKGAGPGEIETQVVKPVEDAVAGISGVDKIHSWSRENLGTVVVQFKLSTNLDRAVQEVRDKVAGIANRLPQTADAPVVGRVDLSATPILTYAVSADLPSQALRRLIDDRIKPALSQLEGAAEVRITGGDTREIQIDLDLDKARAAGVSPFDIARRVGAENLDLPAGRLKLGASELTVRSLGQFRGVEEIRALPVARSRTGAQVRLEEIATVTDGVAERRTVARLNSKDAVILEVVKQPGSNTVVVSDAVKKVLKDMGPEVGHGFTARLLIDQSDLIRENAHEVWVALIFGGAMAVLIILMFLLDGRGTFISSLALPTSVIGTFFVMYVLDYTLNQMTLLGLSLAIGLLIDDAVVVREAITHRLEKGEDPMSAAANGTRDVGLAVLATTLSLVAVFVPVAFMPGIVGQFFKQFGITISMAVLVSLFISFTLDPMLSARLAKRRVPGEVHQENAVAAALRRMLDGTERFYASVLRWVLSHKWTTAGITLLLLVMSFGAASRLGAEFISPEDRSQFLVDLKLPDSASLAETVSRTAEAEALVRKIPEVTDVYSIVGTNGDVNKARMRVLTLGKNERTKGIPEMKDEARALLSSLVATRVNLSDPPTIEGLGDYYPIMVRVTGPDLVRVNQEAERIAGILRGLKGTEDVRVEANPPKPELQVRIDRARASDVDVNAQVLATQLRLAIDGDVVAKLREGTTETDIRVRLAESDRSTPERVRQLEVYTARGLIPVSDLAHLELKDGPSVIEHENRERQLVVFSQLAKGAALGDVVVDLKKQVAAQPLPPGYAVIYDGQMKEMESQNSAFGMAFGLAFVFIYMVLASQFESFKHPFTIMASLPLALVGALLSLVVTGYHLSMGAMIGVILLMGLVTKNAILLIDGALQHLREGDSVDEAMMKAGPRRLRPILMTSAAMAIGMVPTAIGTGTGSEFRAPMAISVIGGVITSTFLTLLVVPVVFAAMERIGGKRRAKPQEPASVGQASEHGPSQAA, encoded by the coding sequence ATGCTGCTCAGCGACGTCTCCATCCGCAGGCCCGTCTTCACCACCATGATGTCGCTCGGCCTCATCGTCCTCGGACTGATGGGGTTGAGCCGCCTGGGCACGGACCTCTACCCGGACGTGTCCTTCCCCGTCGTCGTCGTCACCACCGTCTACAAGGGCGCGGGCCCGGGGGAAATCGAGACCCAGGTCGTCAAGCCCGTGGAGGATGCCGTCGCGGGCATCAGCGGCGTGGACAAGATTCACTCCTGGAGCCGCGAGAACCTGGGCACGGTGGTGGTGCAGTTCAAGCTCTCCACCAACCTGGACCGCGCGGTGCAGGAGGTGCGCGACAAGGTGGCGGGCATCGCCAACCGGCTGCCGCAGACGGCGGACGCGCCGGTGGTGGGCCGGGTGGACCTGTCCGCCACGCCCATCCTCACCTATGCCGTGTCGGCGGACCTGCCGTCGCAGGCGCTCCGGCGGCTCATCGATGACCGCATCAAGCCGGCGCTCTCGCAGTTGGAGGGCGCGGCGGAGGTGCGCATCACGGGCGGCGACACGCGTGAGATTCAAATCGACCTGGACCTGGACAAGGCGCGCGCGGCGGGGGTGTCTCCGTTCGACATCGCCCGGCGGGTGGGGGCGGAGAACCTGGACCTGCCCGCGGGCCGGCTCAAGCTGGGGGCCAGCGAGCTGACGGTGCGCTCGCTGGGGCAGTTCCGGGGCGTGGAGGAGATCCGGGCGCTGCCGGTGGCGCGCAGCCGCACGGGCGCGCAGGTGCGGCTGGAGGAGATTGCCACGGTGACGGACGGCGTGGCGGAGCGGCGCACGGTGGCGCGGCTCAACAGCAAGGACGCCGTCATCCTGGAGGTGGTGAAGCAGCCGGGCTCGAACACGGTGGTGGTGAGCGACGCGGTGAAGAAGGTGCTGAAGGACATGGGGCCGGAGGTGGGGCACGGCTTCACGGCGCGGCTGCTCATCGACCAGTCGGACCTCATCCGGGAGAACGCGCACGAGGTGTGGGTCGCGCTCATCTTCGGTGGCGCGATGGCGGTGCTCATCATCCTGATGTTCCTGCTGGATGGGCGCGGCACGTTCATCTCCTCGCTGGCCTTGCCCACGTCCGTCATCGGCACGTTCTTCGTGATGTACGTGCTGGACTACACGCTGAACCAGATGACGCTCTTGGGGTTGTCGCTGGCCATCGGTCTGCTCATCGACGACGCGGTGGTGGTGCGCGAGGCCATCACGCACCGGCTGGAGAAGGGCGAGGACCCGATGAGCGCGGCCGCCAACGGCACGCGGGACGTGGGGCTCGCGGTGCTGGCGACGACGCTGTCGCTGGTGGCGGTGTTCGTGCCGGTGGCCTTCATGCCCGGCATCGTCGGGCAGTTCTTCAAGCAGTTCGGCATCACCATCTCCATGGCGGTGCTCGTCTCGCTGTTCATCTCCTTCACCTTGGACCCCATGTTGTCGGCGCGGCTGGCGAAGCGGCGGGTGCCGGGGGAGGTGCACCAGGAGAACGCGGTGGCGGCGGCGCTGCGGCGCATGCTGGATGGGACGGAGCGCTTCTACGCGTCGGTGCTGCGCTGGGTGCTGTCGCACAAGTGGACGACGGCGGGCATCACGCTGCTCTTGCTGGTGATGTCCTTCGGGGCGGCGAGCCGGCTGGGCGCGGAGTTCATCTCACCGGAAGACCGCTCGCAGTTCCTGGTGGACCTGAAGCTGCCGGACTCGGCGAGCCTGGCGGAGACGGTGTCCCGCACGGCCGAGGCGGAGGCGCTGGTGCGCAAGATTCCGGAGGTGACGGATGTCTATTCCATCGTCGGCACCAACGGAGACGTGAACAAGGCGCGCATGCGGGTGCTGACGCTGGGCAAGAACGAGCGCACCAAGGGCATCCCGGAGATGAAGGACGAGGCGCGTGCGCTGTTGTCCTCGCTGGTGGCGACGCGGGTGAACCTGAGCGACCCGCCGACCATCGAGGGCCTGGGCGACTACTACCCCATCATGGTGCGCGTCACGGGGCCGGACCTGGTGCGGGTGAACCAGGAGGCGGAGCGCATCGCGGGCATCCTCCGGGGGCTGAAGGGGACGGAGGACGTGCGGGTGGAGGCGAATCCGCCCAAGCCGGAGCTCCAGGTGCGCATCGACCGGGCGCGGGCGAGCGACGTGGACGTCAACGCGCAGGTGCTGGCGACGCAATTGCGTCTGGCCATCGACGGCGACGTGGTGGCGAAGCTGCGCGAGGGGACGACGGAGACGGACATCCGGGTGCGGTTGGCGGAGAGCGACAGGAGCACGCCGGAGCGGGTGCGGCAGCTGGAGGTGTATACGGCGCGCGGGCTGATTCCGGTGTCGGACCTGGCGCACCTGGAGCTGAAGGATGGGCCGAGCGTCATCGAGCACGAGAACCGGGAGCGGCAGCTGGTGGTGTTCTCGCAGCTGGCGAAGGGGGCGGCGCTGGGGGACGTGGTGGTGGACCTGAAGAAGCAGGTGGCCGCGCAGCCGCTGCCGCCGGGGTACGCGGTCATCTACGACGGGCAGATGAAGGAGATGGAGTCGCAGAACAGCGCGTTCGGCATGGCCTTCGGTCTGGCGTTCGTCTTCATCTACATGGTGCTGGCGAGCCAGTTCGAGTCGTTCAAGCACCCGTTCACCATCATGGCGTCGTTGCCGTTGGCGCTGGTGGGCGCGCTCCTGTCGCTGGTGGTGACGGGGTATCACCTGTCGATGGGCGCGATGATTGGCGTCATCCTGTTGATGGGCCTGGTGACGAAGAACGCGATTCTGCTCATCGACGGAGCGCTGCAGCACCTGCGTGAAGGGGACTCGGTGGACGAGGCCATGATGAAGGCGGGGCCTCGGCGGTTGCGTCCAATCCTGATGACGAGCGCGGCGATGGCCATCGGCATGGTGCCGACGGCCATTGGAACGGGGACGGGCTCGGAGTTCCGGGCGCCCATGGCCATCTCGGTGATTGGTGGAGTCATCACCTCCACGTTCCTGACGCTGCTGGTGGTGCCGGTGGTGTTCGCGGCGATGGAGCGCATCGGCGGCAAGCGCCGGGCGAAGCCGCAGGAGCCGGCCAGCGTGGGGCAGGCCTCCGAGCACGGGCCCAGCCAGGCCGCGTGA
- a CDS encoding DUF99 family protein produces MRRLPRFPRVIGFDDGPFARRPGSAVPLAGVVCGGTRFEGLVWGRVRRDGWNATNEVCRLLEGGKFLPQVHLVLLDGIAFGGFNVVDLPELAGRLGKPCVAVMRRHPDLAAVEQALRRLPRAEERWARIQRAGAIHQLGGFTFQVQGAEPSLVAEALARVTDRGRVPEALRLAHLIGSAVITGESSQRA; encoded by the coding sequence ATGCGACGACTGCCCCGCTTCCCTCGAGTGATTGGTTTCGATGACGGCCCCTTCGCGCGGCGCCCGGGCTCGGCGGTCCCGCTGGCGGGGGTGGTGTGTGGAGGCACGCGCTTCGAGGGATTGGTCTGGGGGCGCGTGCGTCGCGATGGTTGGAATGCGACAAATGAAGTGTGTCGCCTGCTGGAGGGAGGGAAGTTTCTGCCGCAGGTGCATCTGGTGTTGCTGGATGGCATCGCGTTTGGAGGTTTCAACGTGGTGGACCTGCCGGAGCTGGCGGGGCGGCTGGGCAAGCCGTGTGTCGCGGTGATGCGGCGGCACCCGGACCTGGCGGCGGTGGAGCAGGCGCTGCGGCGGCTGCCTCGGGCGGAGGAGCGCTGGGCGCGGATTCAGCGCGCGGGGGCCATCCATCAGCTCGGGGGCTTCACCTTCCAGGTCCAGGGCGCGGAGCCCTCGCTCGTCGCGGAGGCGCTGGCCCGAGTGACGGACCGGGGCCGCGTCCCGGAGGCGCTGCGGCTGGCGCACCTGATTGGCTCCGCCGTCATCACCGGTGAGAGCAGTCAGCGCGCCTGA
- a CDS encoding cold-shock protein codes for MATGTVKWFNDAKGFGFIVQDGGGEDVFVHHTAINMDGFRTLQEGQKVEFEVGRGPKGLQAQNVRAA; via the coding sequence ATGGCAACTGGTACCGTCAAGTGGTTCAACGATGCAAAGGGCTTTGGCTTCATCGTGCAGGATGGTGGCGGTGAGGACGTGTTCGTCCACCACACGGCCATCAACATGGATGGGTTCCGCACGCTGCAGGAAGGCCAGAAGGTGGAGTTCGAAGTCGGTCGCGGCCCCAAGGGCCTCCAGGCGCAGAACGTGCGCGCGGCCTGA
- a CDS encoding sodium-translocating pyrophosphatase, translated as MTGVAVRALGLMTVLAASAAHASEADLVLPDFASKTFLGGGLNGHQLLLSGIAVCVLGLVFGFIQYASLQKMPVHRAMLEISELIYETCKTYLATQMKFIGVLWALIAVVMVGYFGFLRHMDAGRVAIILGASLVGIAGSCGVAWFGIRVNTFANSRTAFASLRGKPYPTYAIPLQAGMSIGMVLISTELLLMLAILLFIPADFAGPCFIGFAIGESLGASALRIAGGIFTKIADIGSDLMKIVFRIKEDDARNPGVIADCTGDNAGDSVGPSADGFETYGVTGVALITFILLAVGEGFRVELLVWIFMMRIVMVLASLAAYAINNVYQSAKYKNADHMNFEHPLTALVWLTSLISVALTFLVSYALVPNLNGDPTLWWKLSAIITCGTLAGAIIPEAIKVFTSTESRHVREVVTASREGGASLNVISGLVAGNFSAYWMGLIIAGLMGLAFWFSGAGVPGEGVGQLMIAAPVFAFGLVAFGFLGMGPVTIAVDSYGPVTDNAQSVYELSLIENVPNVKEEVQRDFGFTPDFEKGKEYLEENDGAGNTFKATAKPVLIGTAVVGATTMIFSIIVLLVGINGNALNADKAQFLSLLHAPFLLGLITGGAIIYWFSGASMQAVSTGAYRAVEFIKANIKLEGVEKASVSDSKKVVEICTQYAQKGMINIFLAVFFSTLAFACLEPYFFVGYLISIAVFGLYQAVFMANAGGAWDNAKKLVEVELKAKGTELHAATVVGDTVGDPFKDTSSVALNPVIKFTTLFGLLAVELAVELEAAGQGQLTRILSVVFFVLSTVFVYRSFYGMRIQSVAGASAAPTSKAEAAVKTA; from the coding sequence ATGACCGGCGTGGCCGTCAGGGCCTTGGGGCTCATGACGGTCCTCGCCGCCAGCGCCGCTCACGCGAGTGAAGCGGACCTGGTTCTCCCCGACTTCGCCTCCAAGACGTTCCTGGGGGGCGGGCTCAATGGCCATCAACTCCTGCTGTCCGGCATCGCCGTCTGCGTGCTGGGCCTGGTCTTCGGTTTCATCCAGTACGCCAGCCTCCAGAAGATGCCCGTGCACCGGGCGATGCTGGAGATCTCCGAGCTCATCTACGAGACGTGCAAGACGTACCTCGCGACGCAGATGAAGTTCATCGGCGTGCTGTGGGCGCTCATCGCGGTGGTGATGGTGGGCTACTTCGGCTTCTTGCGTCACATGGACGCGGGCCGGGTGGCCATCATCCTCGGCGCGAGCCTCGTGGGCATCGCCGGTTCATGTGGCGTGGCGTGGTTCGGCATCCGCGTCAACACGTTCGCCAACAGCCGCACGGCCTTCGCCAGCTTGCGTGGCAAGCCCTACCCCACGTACGCGATTCCCCTCCAGGCGGGCATGTCCATCGGCATGGTGCTCATCAGCACGGAGCTGCTGCTGATGCTGGCCATCCTGCTGTTCATCCCGGCGGACTTCGCGGGCCCCTGCTTCATCGGCTTCGCCATTGGTGAGTCGCTGGGCGCGTCCGCGCTGCGCATCGCGGGCGGCATCTTCACGAAGATCGCCGACATCGGCTCGGACCTGATGAAGATTGTCTTCCGCATCAAGGAGGACGACGCGCGCAACCCGGGCGTCATCGCCGACTGCACGGGCGACAACGCGGGCGACAGCGTGGGCCCCTCCGCGGACGGCTTCGAGACCTACGGCGTGACGGGCGTGGCGCTCATCACCTTCATCCTGCTGGCGGTGGGCGAGGGCTTCCGCGTGGAGCTGCTCGTCTGGATTTTCATGATGCGCATCGTGATGGTGCTCGCGTCGCTGGCCGCCTACGCCATCAACAACGTGTATCAGTCCGCCAAGTACAAGAACGCGGACCACATGAACTTCGAGCACCCGCTCACCGCGCTGGTGTGGCTGACGTCGCTCATCTCCGTGGCGCTGACGTTCCTGGTCAGCTACGCGCTGGTCCCCAACCTCAACGGCGACCCGACGCTGTGGTGGAAGCTGTCCGCCATCATCACGTGCGGCACGCTGGCGGGAGCCATCATCCCGGAGGCCATCAAGGTCTTCACCTCCACGGAGAGCCGGCACGTGCGCGAGGTGGTGACGGCCAGCCGCGAGGGTGGCGCGTCGCTCAACGTCATCTCCGGCCTGGTGGCGGGCAACTTCTCCGCGTACTGGATGGGCCTCATCATCGCCGGCCTGATGGGCCTGGCGTTCTGGTTCAGCGGCGCCGGTGTCCCCGGCGAGGGCGTGGGCCAGTTGATGATTGCCGCGCCGGTGTTCGCCTTCGGCCTGGTGGCGTTCGGCTTCCTGGGCATGGGCCCCGTCACCATCGCCGTGGACTCCTACGGCCCGGTGACGGACAACGCGCAGAGCGTCTATGAGCTGTCGCTCATCGAGAACGTCCCCAACGTGAAGGAGGAGGTGCAGCGCGACTTCGGCTTCACGCCCGACTTCGAGAAGGGCAAGGAGTACCTGGAGGAGAACGACGGCGCGGGCAACACGTTCAAGGCCACCGCCAAGCCGGTGCTCATCGGCACCGCCGTGGTGGGCGCCACGACGATGATCTTCTCCATCATCGTGTTGCTGGTGGGCATCAACGGCAACGCGCTCAACGCGGACAAGGCGCAGTTCCTGTCCCTGCTGCACGCGCCCTTCCTCCTGGGCCTCATCACCGGCGGCGCCATCATCTACTGGTTCTCCGGCGCCTCCATGCAGGCGGTGTCCACCGGCGCCTACCGCGCGGTGGAGTTCATCAAGGCCAACATCAAGCTGGAGGGCGTGGAGAAGGCCAGCGTGTCCGACTCCAAGAAGGTCGTCGAAATCTGCACGCAGTACGCGCAGAAGGGGATGATCAACATCTTCCTCGCCGTCTTCTTCAGCACCCTGGCCTTCGCCTGTCTGGAGCCGTACTTCTTCGTCGGCTACCTCATCTCCATCGCCGTCTTCGGCCTCTATCAAGCCGTGTTCATGGCGAACGCGGGCGGCGCCTGGGACAACGCGAAGAAGCTGGTGGAGGTGGAGCTGAAGGCCAAGGGCACGGAGCTGCACGCGGCCACCGTCGTGGGCGACACCGTGGGCGACCCGTTCAAGGACACGTCCTCCGTCGCGCTCAACCCGGTCATCAAGTTCACCACGCTCTTCGGCCTGCTCGCGGTGGAGCTGGCGGTGGAGCTCGAGGCGGCCGGGCAGGGACAGCTCACCCGCATCCTCTCCGTGGTGTTCTTCGTCCTGTCGACGGTGTTCGTCTACCGCAGCTTCTACGGCATGCGCATCCAGAGCGTGGCGGGCGCCAGCGCGGCCCCCACCTCCAAGGCCGAGGCCGCGGTGAAGACGGCCTGA